In Nicotiana tabacum cultivar K326 chromosome 11, ASM71507v2, whole genome shotgun sequence, a single window of DNA contains:
- the LOC107803129 gene encoding monothiol glutaredoxin-S6-like translates to MDAVNRLGEESPVVIFSKSNCCMSHSIETLIRNFGANPTVYKLDELPKGKKMEKALIEMGCNPSTPAIFIGKEFVGGSDEVMSLNVKGKLKDLLIKANAIWI, encoded by the coding sequence ATGGATGCAGTGAATAGATTAGGAGAAGAAAGTCCCGTGGTGATATTCAGCAAGAGCAATTGTTGCATGTCCCACAGTATTGAAACCCTAATTCGTAATTTCGGGGCGAATCCAACGGTGTATAAGCTTGATGAACTTCCAAAAGGGAAGAAAATGGAGAAAGCTTTGATTGAGATGGGTTGCAATCCGAGCACACCAGCTATATTTATAGGGAAGGAGTTTGTTGGTGGGTCTGATGAGGTGATGAGTCTCAATGTCAAGGGCAAGTTGAAGGATTTGCTCATTAAGGCTAATGCTATTTGGATATAA